Proteins encoded together in one Deltaproteobacteria bacterium PRO3 window:
- a CDS encoding HlyD family efflux transporter periplasmic adaptor subunit, whose translation MGRNNAWKILAAALVTMTALVGCKDKKPESAPSGATGASQAEREVLAYTCSMHPWVRSDKPGTCPACGMALVPIFAEGLEDGGGSGEHKHAEEPAPPAAAAGHEGHSPAKPEEKKILYYVDPMHPWYKSDKPGKAPDCGMDLVPVYAEEGGAETRPTTATDRVGVKVSGEKQQLIGVSTAPVEMRPLERDIYATGRVAYDPDLLVAQSEYLTALKTGGGALGGLQGGLVQAAKTRLQLLGMSEPQISDLRRKGRPNLNLLVPQKGEAVWIYASLYESDLPWVEPGAPAQVILGSTGQTFDTNLASIDPVIDPVSRTAQARLQLSNPDGKFKPEMYVRVRVKAQGGRVLAIPESALIETGTRHIAYVDAGGGAFQPREVKIGRRGTGFVEVLGGLAEGDRVVTNGNFLIDSESRLKATFSGGGGGHQH comes from the coding sequence ATGGGAAGAAATAATGCTTGGAAAATTCTCGCGGCGGCCCTGGTGACGATGACGGCGCTCGTCGGCTGCAAGGACAAGAAGCCGGAATCCGCACCGTCCGGCGCGACCGGGGCCTCCCAAGCGGAGCGCGAAGTGCTGGCCTATACCTGTTCGATGCATCCTTGGGTGAGATCGGACAAGCCCGGCACCTGTCCGGCCTGCGGGATGGCGTTGGTCCCGATTTTCGCCGAGGGCTTGGAAGACGGGGGCGGCTCCGGTGAGCATAAGCATGCCGAGGAGCCCGCGCCGCCGGCCGCCGCCGCGGGACACGAGGGCCACTCGCCCGCGAAACCGGAGGAAAAAAAGATCCTCTATTACGTCGACCCCATGCATCCTTGGTACAAGTCCGACAAACCCGGCAAGGCCCCGGACTGCGGGATGGACCTGGTGCCGGTCTACGCGGAGGAGGGGGGCGCCGAGACCCGGCCGACGACGGCGACGGATCGGGTCGGCGTGAAGGTCAGCGGGGAAAAGCAGCAATTGATCGGCGTGAGCACCGCGCCGGTCGAGATGCGGCCGCTGGAACGGGACATCTACGCGACGGGGCGGGTGGCCTACGATCCGGACTTGCTGGTGGCCCAGTCGGAGTATCTCACCGCCTTGAAGACCGGCGGCGGGGCGCTGGGCGGCCTGCAAGGCGGCCTCGTCCAGGCCGCCAAGACGCGTCTGCAGCTGCTGGGGATGAGCGAGCCGCAAATCTCGGACTTGCGCCGGAAAGGCAGGCCCAACCTCAATCTCCTGGTTCCGCAAAAGGGCGAGGCCGTGTGGATCTACGCCTCTCTCTACGAATCGGACCTGCCCTGGGTCGAGCCGGGCGCGCCCGCGCAAGTCATCCTGGGATCCACCGGGCAGACCTTCGACACCAACCTGGCCTCCATCGATCCCGTGATCGACCCTGTCTCGCGGACGGCCCAAGCCAGGCTGCAACTGTCCAATCCGGACGGGAAGTTCAAGCCGGAGATGTACGTGCGGGTGCGGGTCAAGGCCCAGGGCGGGAGGGTGTTGGCGATACCCGAGAGCGCCCTCATCGAAACCGGGACGAGGCATATCGCCTATGTCGACGCGGGGGGCGGCGCCTTCCAGCCGCGCGAGGTCAAGATCGGCCGCCGGGGAACCGGTTTCGTGGAGGTGCTCGGCGGACTGGCCGAAGGCGACCGGGTGGTGACCAACGGCAATTTTCTCATCGATTCGGAATCTCGGCTGAAGGCCACCTTCTCGGGCGGCGGGGGCGGACACCAACATTAA